A genomic region of Thermodesulfobium narugense DSM 14796 contains the following coding sequences:
- the thpR gene encoding RNA 2',3'-cyclic phosphodiesterase, with amino-acid sequence MRLFIAYKIHNKDAKDIYLNVMNCEAFKKHKIVDSKNYHITFKFLGETKLDIQLISERLLESLYNVKRFSFFFSNEIGYMPSRHNPKLAYLKIYEKDSKFEEVFRNVDLGMSNLGFEMEKREFKPHLTLVRFREALLDDDIFPIYFKGKSRTESIMDKVSLFQSILMPDGPIYKEVFSVKL; translated from the coding sequence GTGAGACTGTTTATTGCTTACAAGATTCACAATAAAGATGCCAAAGATATTTATCTTAACGTAATGAATTGTGAAGCGTTTAAAAAACATAAAATTGTTGACTCCAAAAACTATCACATTACTTTTAAGTTTTTAGGAGAAACAAAATTAGATATTCAATTAATTTCAGAAAGACTTTTGGAATCGCTCTATAACGTAAAAAGGTTTAGCTTTTTTTTCTCAAATGAGATTGGATATATGCCATCAAGGCATAACCCGAAGCTTGCTTATTTGAAAATATATGAAAAGGATAGTAAATTTGAAGAAGTTTTTAGAAATGTTGACCTAGGTATGAGCAATTTAGGATTTGAAATGGAGAAAAGAGAGTTTAAACCTCATCTTACATTAGTTAGATTTAGAGAAGCCTTGTTAGATGATGACATTTTCCCGATTTATTTTAAAGGAAAGAGTAGAACTGAATCAATCATGGATAAGGTTAGTTTATTTCAGAGTATTTTGATGCCTGATGGACCTATCTACAAGGAGGTGTTCTCGGTTA
- a CDS encoding CinA family protein has translation MKVALLCIGSELTVGAISETNSNILSSKLEKYGHEIETIIIVPDDLAVISAQIQYLCEHYDYIFVSGGLGNTFDDITREAVSNFTKLPLKKNLDLPEKMAYTISDAQVFSNKVGLAPGMIVDFNDKKIILLPGVPAEFDYLLDEILEKLFLEKISNLYVYFYHLLLRFERSVEKELPDELLNDYEVFLTILGLDSEVLLILRTDSEKKAKYWDKRLRKIFKDCLYYAGTTRSNFETEICKILKMKGQTLSVAESCTGGLLSSRLAVIPGVSSVYLGTIVTYSIDSKKKLCGFSGNTVSPEAALSIAKASKDFFDSDWAIGVVCYAGPEGDNVGQSYISIVGDKTYSFEKAFKGGRNFILKRVSSFALANFLEVISKR, from the coding sequence GTGAAGGTTGCTCTCTTATGTATAGGTTCTGAATTAACTGTTGGCGCAATTTCTGAAACTAACTCTAATATTCTTTCTTCAAAACTTGAAAAATATGGGCATGAAATAGAAACCATAATTATTGTTCCAGATGATCTTGCTGTAATATCGGCTCAAATTCAATATCTTTGTGAACACTATGATTATATTTTTGTATCTGGTGGTTTAGGAAATACGTTTGACGATATTACCAGAGAAGCTGTGTCTAATTTTACAAAATTGCCTCTTAAAAAAAATCTTGATTTGCCAGAGAAGATGGCTTATACGATTTCAGATGCACAAGTTTTTTCAAATAAAGTTGGCTTAGCACCGGGCATGATAGTTGATTTTAACGATAAGAAGATAATACTTCTTCCTGGAGTCCCTGCAGAATTTGATTATTTGCTTGATGAGATTTTGGAAAAGTTGTTTTTAGAAAAAATAAGTAATTTGTATGTATATTTTTATCACTTACTTCTTAGATTTGAGAGATCTGTTGAAAAAGAACTGCCGGATGAATTACTAAATGACTATGAAGTTTTTTTGACTATATTAGGCTTAGATAGTGAAGTATTGCTTATTCTAAGAACTGACTCTGAGAAGAAAGCTAAATATTGGGACAAAAGGTTGAGGAAAATTTTTAAAGATTGCCTTTACTATGCTGGTACGACGCGGTCAAATTTTGAAACAGAGATTTGCAAAATTCTTAAAATGAAAGGTCAGACTTTAAGCGTTGCAGAATCTTGTACTGGAGGTCTGCTTTCATCAAGGTTAGCTGTAATACCTGGGGTTAGTAGTGTTTATTTGGGAACTATTGTTACTTATAGTATTGATTCAAAAAAGAAATTGTGTGGCTTTTCTGGAAATACAGTTTCGCCTGAGGCAGCCCTCTCTATCGCTAAAGCTTCAAAAGATTTTTTTGATAGCGATTGGGCTATTGGAGTAGTTTGTTATGCTGGGCCTGAGGGAGATAATGTCGGCCAATCGTATATATCAATAGTTGGAGATAAAACTTACTCTTTTGAAAAGGCTTTTAAGGGAGGTAGAAACTTTATTTTAAAAAGAGTATCTTCTTTTGCTTTGGCAAACTTTTTGGAGGTAATTAGCAAAAGGTGA
- the rimO gene encoding 30S ribosomal protein S12 methylthiotransferase RimO, producing MIKTRYILPVSLGCPKNEVDLQYLLGKFETYNCFLTFDLNVADYVLINTCSFIRKAKQEAISTILDLIENKKNFKYKIIVGGCLVSLYKESLIELFPEVNAFLEPGKSFGKEIFEYLDKNEIYNNFENEFCNDNENRRFFIERPYEYLKIADGCSRKCSYCLIPKIRGPYYSYDRKFLLEQAKDLALKGKREIILVAQDVTYYGLDRKDSLFKLLEGLEAIEEIKWIRLMYLYPDLLNKDIIKFVSESRKVLPYFDIPMQHASEKVLRYMRRNPDSEKFLRLIDSIRENIPDSVIRSTFIVGHPGEDEKEFDKLVNFLEKIKLNWAGFFSYSREEDTLSYSMDNQVKYVEKKNRLKIIQSIQQNITLKWRQSLVGKSFEVLVENDLNKYNVGRSFMEAPDIDSFIRFRGSEKVEIGDFVRILITKNKGFKLEGELIE from the coding sequence ATGATTAAAACTAGATATATATTGCCAGTTTCTTTAGGTTGTCCAAAAAATGAGGTGGATTTACAGTATTTATTGGGCAAATTTGAAACTTATAATTGTTTTTTAACTTTTGATCTGAACGTGGCTGATTATGTTCTTATAAACACTTGCTCTTTTATTAGAAAGGCAAAACAGGAAGCAATTTCGACTATATTAGATTTAATTGAAAATAAAAAAAATTTCAAATACAAAATTATAGTAGGTGGCTGTTTAGTTTCTTTATATAAGGAATCACTAATTGAACTTTTTCCAGAAGTTAATGCTTTTTTGGAACCAGGAAAATCTTTTGGTAAAGAAATATTTGAGTATTTGGATAAAAACGAGATTTACAATAATTTTGAGAATGAATTTTGTAACGATAATGAAAATAGAAGATTTTTTATAGAAAGGCCATATGAATATCTTAAAATTGCTGATGGTTGTTCTAGAAAGTGTTCTTATTGTCTTATCCCAAAAATAAGAGGTCCATATTATAGCTATGACAGAAAATTTTTGCTAGAACAGGCTAAAGATCTTGCTCTAAAAGGGAAAAGAGAGATCATACTTGTTGCTCAAGACGTTACTTATTATGGCTTGGATAGAAAGGACTCTTTATTTAAATTGTTAGAAGGACTTGAAGCTATTGAAGAAATCAAATGGATAAGGCTAATGTATCTTTATCCAGATTTGTTAAATAAAGATATAATTAAATTTGTTTCTGAATCTAGGAAAGTATTACCTTATTTTGATATCCCTATGCAACATGCAAGCGAAAAAGTTTTGAGATATATGAGAAGAAATCCTGATAGCGAAAAATTTCTGAGGCTGATAGATAGTATTAGAGAAAATATTCCTGACTCTGTAATAAGATCTACTTTTATTGTAGGGCATCCTGGAGAAGATGAGAAGGAATTTGATAAGTTAGTTAATTTTTTAGAAAAAATCAAACTTAATTGGGCCGGGTTTTTCTCATATTCAAGGGAAGAAGATACCCTTTCTTATTCTATGGATAATCAAGTTAAGTATGTGGAAAAGAAAAATAGACTAAAAATTATACAAAGTATTCAACAAAATATTACATTAAAATGGCGTCAATCATTGGTAGGAAAAAGTTTTGAAGTGTTAGTAGAAAACGATCTTAACAAGTATAATGTTGGCAGAAGTTTTATGGAAGCACCAGATATTGATTCCTTTATAAGGTTTAGAGGTAGTGAAAAAGTAGAAATTGGAGATTTTGTCAGGATATTAATTACAAAAAATAAAGGCTTCAAATTAGAAGGGGAGTTAATAGAGTGA
- a CDS encoding helix-turn-helix domain-containing protein — MNNNSEFPKLFREIREQKGVSIEELAEQTKIFSYYLKMFEEGKKEKFPPYPISKGYLKAVARELDVDPNIILKSFDEFVQEKKEIAAQETVSISKEKREKIIKERNIKSIKYIVVFILIIAIFSLSIYLVHQMIAKRNFVANKVPNNAVTQEKSNNIEKANNVISSQKTIYLKFIGKSWVLVKDKDKVLFEGIINPGEEKTFTTSGILNITLGNAGGVEISKDGKSWVKAGNVGEVVELTE, encoded by the coding sequence ATGAATAATAATTCTGAGTTTCCAAAATTGTTTAGAGAAATAAGAGAGCAAAAAGGCGTGTCCATTGAAGAGCTAGCTGAACAAACTAAGATATTTTCTTACTATTTAAAAATGTTTGAAGAGGGAAAAAAAGAAAAGTTTCCACCCTATCCTATTTCTAAAGGTTATTTAAAAGCTGTTGCTAGAGAGCTTGATGTCGATCCAAATATAATTTTAAAGTCCTTTGATGAGTTTGTTCAAGAGAAAAAAGAAATTGCTGCTCAAGAAACTGTTTCGATCTCAAAAGAAAAAAGAGAAAAAATAATAAAGGAAAGAAATATTAAATCTATTAAATACATAGTAGTATTTATTTTAATTATTGCAATTTTTTCTCTTTCAATATATTTGGTTCATCAAATGATTGCTAAGAGAAACTTTGTAGCAAATAAGGTACCAAATAATGCTGTTACCCAAGAAAAATCTAATAATATAGAGAAGGCTAACAATGTCATTAGTTCCCAAAAGACTATTTATTTGAAATTTATTGGAAAGTCTTGGGTACTTGTCAAAGATAAGGATAAGGTTTTGTTTGAAGGTATTATTAATCCAGGAGAAGAAAAGACTTTTACAACTAGTGGTATTCTTAATATAACTCTAGGCAATGCAGGAGGGGTCGAAATTTCAAAAGACGGCAAAAGTTGGGTTAAAGCTGGTAATGTAGGAGAAGTTGTAGAACTGACCGAATGA
- the scpB gene encoding SMC-Scp complex subunit ScpB has product MKDFKNIIEAIIFQNVKPIKLENISKTLGIEPEKVKNLINQLNDEYKDRSFKIYSNSKGYFFGIKPEFKEFVLSEKDNKRLSKSMLEVLAIIAYNQPISASGVSKIRGLRSEKQVMKLFENGFIKILSFNNAPIKQPLFGVSTKFFDFFGLSSLDELPPIEDLNLRS; this is encoded by the coding sequence GTGAAAGACTTTAAGAATATTATTGAAGCAATTATTTTTCAAAATGTAAAGCCTATTAAGTTAGAGAATATTTCAAAAACTTTGGGGATAGAACCAGAAAAGGTTAAAAATTTAATAAATCAGTTAAATGATGAATATAAAGACAGAAGTTTTAAAATATACAGTAATTCAAAGGGATATTTTTTTGGTATCAAACCGGAGTTTAAAGAGTTTGTTTTGAGTGAGAAAGACAATAAAAGATTATCAAAATCTATGTTGGAGGTTTTAGCTATAATTGCATACAACCAACCAATAAGTGCAAGTGGTGTATCGAAAATAAGAGGTTTAAGAAGTGAAAAGCAGGTGATGAAACTTTTCGAAAACGGTTTCATTAAAATTCTATCTTTTAACAATGCTCCCATCAAGCAACCTCTTTTCGGGGTAAGCACAAAGTTTTTTGACTTTTTTGGCTTGAGTTCTTTAGACGAATTACCGCCTATTGAAGATTTAAATTTGAGGAGCTAA
- a CDS encoding chromosome segregation and condensation protein ScpA, which yields MLIDSVNVSYLDELLCQVERIRQIVEEKNFENPYQIINEIRNIFEGLDNIFYEKDRANNDLLKLNNTKDSCWNWISGWLSSMRASCPVPRKQNSNEIFYKPEILKRAMLRFIDKSKGYKVRKYIPLSFFVDSVKFLINKGFSQFDLFLLKFEDRVGYFLAFLELYKNNIIELKQKKNFIIFKSERL from the coding sequence ATGCTAATTGATAGTGTTAACGTTTCATATTTAGATGAATTGCTGTGTCAAGTGGAGAGAATTAGACAAATTGTAGAAGAAAAAAATTTTGAAAATCCATACCAAATTATCAATGAGATTAGAAATATCTTTGAGGGATTGGATAACATATTCTATGAAAAGGATAGAGCGAATAATGACTTATTAAAACTTAATAATACTAAAGATAGTTGCTGGAATTGGATTTCAGGCTGGCTTTCGTCAATGAGAGCCTCTTGTCCAGTGCCAAGAAAACAAAATTCAAATGAGATTTTTTATAAGCCTGAAATTTTGAAAAGGGCTATGCTTAGATTTATTGATAAATCAAAGGGTTACAAAGTAAGAAAATATATCCCATTAAGCTTTTTTGTTGATTCTGTTAAGTTTTTGATAAATAAGGGGTTTAGCCAATTTGATCTATTTTTGCTAAAATTTGAAGATAGGGTGGGATATTTTTTGGCATTCCTTGAACTTTACAAAAATAATATAATAGAGTTAAAACAGAAAAAAAATTTTATTATTTTCAAAAGTGAAAGACTTTAA
- the trpS gene encoding tryptophan--tRNA ligase gives MKEAIFSGMRPTGSLHIGHYLGVLENWKILQENYKCFFGIVDWHALTTKWQDSADLKAYIEEMLAEWLSCGIDPKKSTIILQSLVPEHVHLHMVLSMLTPVSWLERNPTVKEQARELGIEEQLTYGHLGYPVLMAADILIYKSKKVPVGIDQVPHLEMTREIARRFNFHYKEIFPEPEALLAEFPKLLGVDGRKMSKSYNNAIYLKDDEKSVNEKVASMITDPERIKKTDPGHPDVCNVFSYYGVLFKSELFQVRERCEKAQIGCVDCKKQLAKKINEILEPIRSQRNYYLSHKDMLWDILKSGSNSASSYCKNTIREVYEAMKLNYPI, from the coding sequence TTGAAAGAAGCAATTTTTAGTGGTATGAGACCTACAGGAAGTTTGCACATAGGTCATTATTTGGGAGTTTTAGAGAACTGGAAAATTTTGCAGGAAAATTATAAATGTTTTTTTGGTATTGTGGACTGGCATGCTTTGACTACGAAATGGCAAGATTCAGCTGATCTAAAGGCTTATATTGAAGAAATGCTTGCAGAATGGTTATCTTGTGGAATTGATCCAAAAAAGTCTACTATTATATTGCAGTCTTTGGTTCCTGAGCACGTTCATTTGCATATGGTACTTTCGATGTTAACTCCTGTTTCGTGGCTTGAGAGAAACCCTACAGTAAAAGAACAGGCAAGAGAACTGGGCATTGAGGAACAGCTTACATATGGACATCTTGGATATCCAGTTTTGATGGCGGCTGATATATTGATTTATAAATCAAAAAAGGTACCTGTTGGTATAGACCAAGTTCCGCATCTTGAGATGACAAGAGAAATTGCAAGAAGATTTAACTTTCATTATAAGGAAATATTCCCTGAACCAGAAGCCTTATTGGCTGAATTTCCAAAATTATTAGGTGTAGATGGCAGAAAGATGAGCAAATCTTACAATAATGCTATATACTTAAAAGATGATGAAAAGAGCGTAAACGAAAAAGTAGCTTCGATGATTACAGACCCAGAAAGAATCAAAAAAACTGATCCAGGGCATCCTGACGTTTGTAATGTTTTTTCTTATTATGGAGTTTTGTTTAAATCAGAACTTTTTCAAGTAAGAGAAAGATGCGAAAAGGCTCAGATTGGCTGTGTAGATTGTAAGAAACAGCTAGCAAAGAAAATAAATGAGATATTAGAACCAATAAGAAGCCAAAGAAATTATTATTTATCACATAAAGATATGCTTTGGGATATATTGAAGTCAGGATCTAACAGCGCATCTAGTTATTGCAAAAACACAATTAGAGAAGTTTACGAAGCTATGAAATTAAATTACCCAATATAA
- a CDS encoding HD domain-containing protein, whose translation MKKFFLDVRRFIYTLFCIFKEPSYDIILEELNEKEINLFFSMPKEDRIHSLLLLKDYKPDTNDEELIYTQKRVIIFHDIGKKFEKPSLIRRVFKSLSFTFFKKDSSYFDHALIGSNILKTEGFSDEVVNMVRKHHTKSEDVMFLKKLEG comes from the coding sequence TTGAAGAAGTTCTTTCTTGATGTAAGGAGATTTATTTATACCCTTTTTTGTATTTTCAAAGAACCATCTTACGATATTATCTTAGAGGAATTAAACGAGAAAGAGATTAATTTGTTTTTTTCTATGCCCAAAGAAGATAGGATTCATTCTCTTCTTTTGTTAAAGGATTATAAGCCTGATACTAATGATGAAGAATTAATTTATACCCAAAAAAGAGTTATAATTTTTCATGATATTGGAAAAAAATTTGAAAAACCTTCTCTAATAAGAAGAGTTTTTAAGTCTTTAAGCTTTACCTTTTTTAAAAAAGACAGTTCATATTTTGATCACGCTTTGATAGGCTCAAATATATTAAAAACGGAAGGATTTTCTGATGAAGTAGTAAATATGGTCAGAAAGCATCACACTAAATCAGAAGATGTAATGTTTTTAAAAAAGTTGGAAGGATAG
- a CDS encoding site-2 protease family protein — protein MFDIVGLVLAIPAVIIALTVHEFAHAYTAYKYGDYTPKANGRLTLNPLAHIDPLGFIALLLIKFGWAKPVPVNYIILSRKKGAIEMTALAGSLANFGTALVAARILVVFYQFISVYDPLVAFFQLLIFLNISLGVFNLIPIPPLDGYTVFRKFFPYELRRTIEMYEYYGQFVLIIFLLLGGANILIPIVQFIFNLMVFA, from the coding sequence ATGTTTGATATTGTTGGGTTGGTTTTAGCTATACCCGCTGTAATCATAGCATTAACTGTTCATGAATTTGCTCATGCGTATACTGCTTATAAATATGGTGACTATACGCCAAAAGCCAATGGGAGATTGACACTCAATCCTTTAGCTCATATTGATCCGTTAGGTTTTATAGCTTTACTACTTATTAAATTTGGTTGGGCTAAACCAGTGCCTGTTAATTATATTATTTTATCGAGGAAAAAGGGCGCAATAGAGATGACTGCTTTAGCGGGTTCTTTGGCTAACTTTGGGACGGCTTTAGTTGCTGCTAGAATTTTAGTTGTTTTTTATCAATTTATTTCTGTTTACGATCCTCTTGTAGCCTTTTTTCAGTTACTTATTTTCTTAAATATAAGTTTGGGAGTTTTCAATTTGATACCAATACCCCCTCTTGACGGTTATACAGTTTTTAGGAAGTTTTTTCCATATGAGTTAAGACGTACGATTGAGATGTATGAATATTATGGACAATTTGTGCTTATAATCTTTCTTTTGCTTGGTGGAGCGAATATTTTGATACCAATAGTGCAATTTATATTTAATTTAATGGTTTTTGCATAA
- a CDS encoding CBS domain-containing protein, with protein sequence MKKGLIFTHNNSDFDGIASAFMLQKIFNAKVVMPERVEFQVEAFLHLYEYIFPFVKFEDVNFEEIDFLVFADTSSPQRIGSFYGSLPKDKELEVYIFDHHTLGYFPPNFRIMRYPDTSVGSSVTLVWEEIKKRGIKYSEIEATLMLLGVYEDTGRLLYTSTTYRDASAVADLIKNGANLMVVSRFLESGMNPYQRQLLEFFLDNSSKDFYNGVEYVLTYAELDTEVEDAALVVHKLRDLIECENVFAVLKVKDTIHLIARGLGDYLNVRKVLENFGGGGHNEAAAATFRLKEDFSDFLDRLRSAIQKECKPKVRVKDVMTSPVRVLSPETSVEEARKILLRYGHSGVPILKGDEIVGVLSRKDIDKATQHRLGQIEVQKIMSRNVITINQDASLDEAQKLMIEKEIGRLPVVNEKNKLVGLITRTDILRVWHGINIKKTKELSTKRVILDLNIRLDQKIRDYLEIVSDVSDKLSLKSFLVGGCVRDLLLNIHSNDMDIVVEGDAIKLAQEVNKYINGEFFSYEKFRTATIKNKEIKFDFASARTEFYSCPAAKPLIEYSDLHNDMYRRDFSINTLAISLNSDSYGKMIDFFGGYEDIKLKRIRVLHPLSYVEDPTRIIRAIRFEFQLGFKIDKADEELIKNAMELKLFNVISFDVLKEELKLMFSHGSCPGLIIMRMKELNVFKLIHPKVSFNFSLDRLREYFACLKSEGFGSYLKEWWFLCILPIIYNILKSEDRFFKRKWKFTKKEVLYIEKLKKFLLKFSRKRNQNIFKDFELFETLEGIPVEIICFLKILEEKPLNDYVIWFEKNRGVFKPLITGEELSNRSDIRPAFIGEILRNLKKERFLGNISTYEDELKFVNKFISEKG encoded by the coding sequence ATGAAAAAAGGGCTTATTTTTACTCACAACAATTCAGATTTTGATGGAATTGCTTCGGCTTTTATGTTGCAAAAGATCTTTAATGCAAAAGTAGTAATGCCTGAAAGAGTTGAATTTCAGGTTGAAGCTTTTTTACACTTATACGAGTACATATTTCCTTTTGTTAAGTTTGAAGATGTTAATTTCGAAGAAATAGATTTTTTGGTTTTTGCAGACACATCAAGTCCTCAAAGAATAGGATCCTTTTATGGATCATTGCCGAAAGATAAAGAATTAGAGGTGTATATTTTCGATCATCATACTCTTGGATATTTTCCTCCTAATTTTAGAATTATGAGATATCCAGATACTAGCGTAGGTTCATCTGTAACTCTGGTTTGGGAAGAAATAAAAAAAAGAGGCATAAAATATTCTGAGATAGAAGCTACTCTAATGCTTTTGGGCGTTTATGAAGATACAGGCAGACTATTGTATACTTCTACTACTTATAGGGATGCAAGTGCAGTTGCAGATCTGATAAAAAATGGTGCAAACTTAATGGTGGTATCTAGATTTTTGGAATCTGGAATGAACCCATATCAGAGACAATTGCTTGAGTTCTTTTTAGATAATAGTTCAAAGGATTTTTATAATGGAGTTGAATACGTTTTGACGTATGCTGAATTAGATACAGAAGTTGAAGATGCAGCTCTAGTAGTTCATAAACTTAGGGATCTAATAGAATGTGAAAACGTGTTTGCAGTCCTTAAAGTAAAGGACACAATACACTTAATAGCACGAGGATTGGGTGATTATTTAAATGTCAGAAAGGTCCTGGAAAATTTTGGTGGTGGAGGACATAATGAGGCTGCTGCTGCTACTTTTAGGCTGAAAGAAGATTTTTCTGACTTTTTAGATAGGCTTAGAAGCGCTATTCAAAAGGAATGTAAGCCTAAAGTAAGAGTTAAAGATGTGATGACTTCTCCTGTTAGGGTACTTTCTCCTGAAACATCTGTTGAAGAGGCTAGAAAGATTTTGTTAAGGTATGGTCATTCTGGCGTTCCAATTTTAAAGGGTGATGAAATAGTGGGTGTTCTCTCTAGAAAGGACATTGATAAGGCTACCCAGCACAGACTAGGACAAATAGAAGTACAAAAGATAATGTCGAGGAACGTAATTACGATTAATCAAGATGCATCTCTCGATGAGGCACAAAAGCTGATGATTGAAAAAGAAATAGGCAGACTACCTGTAGTAAATGAAAAAAATAAGTTAGTTGGTCTTATAACAAGAACAGATATTTTAAGAGTCTGGCATGGTATAAACATAAAAAAAACTAAAGAACTCTCAACTAAAAGAGTTATCTTGGATTTGAATATTAGATTGGATCAAAAGATAAGAGATTATTTAGAAATTGTTTCTGACGTTTCTGATAAACTTTCTTTGAAATCATTTTTAGTAGGCGGGTGTGTGAGAGATCTACTGTTGAACATACACTCTAATGATATGGATATAGTTGTAGAAGGGGATGCGATAAAACTTGCCCAGGAGGTTAATAAATATATTAATGGTGAATTTTTTTCTTATGAAAAGTTTAGAACAGCAACCATAAAGAATAAAGAAATAAAATTTGACTTTGCTTCTGCAAGAACAGAATTTTATAGTTGCCCTGCTGCAAAACCACTGATAGAGTATTCAGACTTACATAACGATATGTATAGAAGGGATTTTTCTATCAATACTCTTGCAATTTCTTTGAATAGCGATTCTTATGGTAAAATGATCGACTTTTTTGGTGGATATGAGGACATAAAACTTAAAAGAATTAGAGTTTTGCATCCTTTAAGTTATGTAGAAGATCCCACCAGGATTATAAGAGCTATAAGATTTGAATTTCAACTTGGATTTAAGATTGATAAAGCAGACGAGGAACTTATTAAAAATGCTATGGAATTAAAACTTTTTAATGTAATATCTTTTGATGTCTTAAAGGAAGAATTAAAATTGATGTTCTCACATGGATCTTGCCCAGGTTTAATTATAATGCGCATGAAAGAATTAAATGTTTTTAAACTGATCCATCCTAAAGTGTCTTTTAATTTTAGTCTAGATAGACTTAGAGAATATTTTGCTTGTCTTAAATCTGAGGGTTTTGGGAGCTATTTGAAGGAGTGGTGGTTTTTATGTATCTTACCAATAATATATAATATACTTAAGTCTGAGGATAGATTTTTCAAGAGAAAGTGGAAATTTACAAAAAAAGAGGTTTTGTATATTGAAAAGTTAAAGAAATTTTTATTAAAGTTTTCGAGGAAAAGGAATCAAAATATTTTTAAAGACTTTGAACTTTTTGAAACGTTAGAGGGAATTCCTGTTGAGATTATTTGCTTTTTAAAAATTTTAGAGGAAAAACCTTTAAATGACTATGTTATATGGTTTGAAAAAAATAGAGGTGTTTTCAAGCCTTTGATTACAGGAGAAGAACTTTCAAATAGGAGCGATATTAGACCAGCTTTTATTGGCGAGATACTTAGAAATTTAAAGAAAGAGAGGTTTTTGGGCAATATTAGTACATATGAAGATGAATTAAAATTTGTAAATAAATTTATATCTGAAAAGGGTTGA